Below is a genomic region from Taeniopygia guttata chromosome 7, bTaeGut7.mat, whole genome shotgun sequence.
AAAGAACATGAACATTGCCCACTTGAGGTTCCCTGTCCCCCACGTGAGTTGTTTTTTCAGTGACATGGTGTTTATCTACCTGAGTGTGCAGCTGCCACCATGTGGGTGCATCCCTTAGTGTCTTTGGATGCTGCATCAGCTCTTTCAACCTGAATTGTGGGCTTTCAGTAGGTagtatttcagaaatataaaagCAGTGTTGGATAGTTCATAATTTGGGAGGGAGAGACACAGGCAGTGGGAGTTCCTACCTTCTCTACATGTCCTTTGTACTCAGAGCTCATTTACCAATTAAACCTTTAGTCTGTAACTGCAGATCTGTGGTACATGCAAATGAGAGGATAAATACATAAGCAGTGAGTGTCAtgctatttaatatttttactaATGCTGTGAAGAGGTGTAAATAAGGAACTTGAAGGATGACATATCTTTGCTACAGTAAAAAAATTTCCTAAATACTCAACATGTCCAGGTTTTCAATCTCCTTCATCCATCAAATACCTAATGCACTTACTAATGAGGATAAATATAAATGAGTGACAAAGGCCTGTTCCCTGTTGCAAACTTGCATCACTAAAGTGAAGTGGAATGGCTCCTGTGTAATAAAATAAGAACCTTCCAGTGAGTGCTTAATTCCTCCTTCAGTTGATCTTTACACTTGATTTGACTGTGGCTGTAATGCTGTGTGCAAATGTatatttctgatttaaaaataaatccaataaTATTTCCTATACAGTTATCTAGATTGAATTTTACATCTCTTTAAgggggctttttttcccctctaggCAAATGCTGGAAAAAGTGCTTTATTACAACTGTCATTGGAAATGTACTGAATCAAACAATGTGCCTTTGCAGAACTGTCATGGTGACTACCCTTGCTGCCTGAAATAAACAGTTTTAGGAAGTAGCATATTATAATTATCCAAAGACTGCATTTTCATGACCAATTCTGTATCTTATTTCATCCAGGGAGTAATAAGGGTTCATCTGTTAGAAGCTGAAAACCTTGTCCAGAAAGACAATTTCCTTGGTGCCATCAGGGGGAAAGTCTGACCCGTACTCTCTCCTCCGCGTTGGCACCGTGCAGTATCAAAGCAAAACAGTCTCCCGAGATCTTAATCCCATTTGGAATGAGACATTTGAGGTACTGAACCTTTTGATCTTTCCATCTGTAGGATACACAGCTATTTACATCCCTGTGCTTGCAGGACCTTCTCTTAGCTGATTGCACTGGGGCAAGTGGACTTCCTTGTTTCTTGCTTCAGGCATTTGTGTCCCTTAACCAAGTTCAAATTTACATTGTAAACTTGAAATGTCATTCAGGTTGGTCTGATTTACATGTGTGGGTTTTTGGAGGAGGTGCAAAGCATTGTTTTAAATATCAATCAATGCATCAAtctgtgcagctgcaggctgCTCTAGCATTGGTTCCTCTCTGCTTATTAGGGATACCAGTTTGAGGGGTTTAACTTGTAGctcaaaaccaagcaaacaatGTGAAACATTTTCACCTATAATCGATTGTATTTGTTATGCATTTAACCATAAGAAAGAACAGTGAATGTCCTTAATGTGTTTGACAGTTGTCAAGTGTCATGTTCTTGTCCACAGCCTGAGCCTGAATATGTGTACATGAATGCTTTTTAGTTTTAATGAATACCTCTTTCTCCTCCAGTTTGTTGTTCATGAAGTGCCTGGTCAGGACTTAGAAGTGGATTTGTACGATGAAGATCCAGATAAAGATGACTTTATGGGCAGGTAAATTTGCAAGACCTTTGATCAGGGTCCAGTAGCCTCTGCTGTGGGACACCTGAATTACCCATACTGGAAATTTAATACTGTTGGAAGTGATTCCCTTTGCCCAGGTATTAATACCACATAAGTAGTTCCTAGTGCAGCTAATGTTGAAAAAGGTTACACTCCTGCAGGGAATCCTGGGAAGCCATTAGAAGTGATAGTTAGTTGAGATTTACTTCaagtttattttggttttggaaatatttcaagGGGGAGACTTCAGGAGTCTAAGTGTGTTCCTGCACACCCATACAGAGGTAATGTGGAGAAGCTGTTATTTGGAACAGACTTGAGAGtgggctttttttggtggtttaTGCTGTATACCTCAATAttgaaatgtttgctttttttcatttcagcttgCTGATAAGCCTAGTGGATGTAATGAATGACAGAACTGTTGATGAGGTAAAGATCTCAGCTTATTTCTAAATGTGGCTGGTGGTGTATGTCTACATGCACTCATTTGTGCTTCTCCTCTGCTACTACAGTGTTTCTTTGTACTTAAAGATTCCTTGCACACTTGCACTGTGGTATTTTCACAAAAAGATAATACTAATGTAGTCACTACAAAAATTTTTACAACCAGGCTAGTAACCCCAGAGAGCCCTGAGATTATACTGAACCAGAAGTGGGGTATCTTGTTGACACTTTGTGTCCCGTGTGTACCAAATGTTTTGTACAAAGCTGCAGATAAAGTTTGGTGAAGCCTGTTTGCTGAGGGAAGAAATGATCTGACCTTACTGTGACTTtcatcctgcagcccagcactcTACAAGCAATGCCAGGGTGCCTGTCTGGTGCTGCTACAGGTTGGAAATATCCACATGCTTTACCTGTTTATGGGCATCCTCTAAATTGCATGAAAAAGACAGAGAGCTGCATAATTTTCAGAAGCTGCCCTTGGAATTTTGCTATGCTTTGCATTGTCCTTGGTGGGTGATCATGACTactttgtgttttggtttgttttgtctttcccTGCCTTTACAGGATAAGAAGGGTCTGTCTACAGCAATTCTGATTGTCTACTTGGACAGTGCCTTCAACCTTCCTGTAAGTACAATTCCCATGCAGCAGCCTTCACTCCTAacctcctttttaaaaaaacaacaaattaattgttttaaatactCTTTCACCAATTCAGAAAAACCACTTTGAGTATTCAAATGGTGAATGTGGaacaaagaagacaaaaaataacAAGTACCTCAAGGTAAAATTTATATTCTTCTCCTACACTTGCAAAACTAACTTCTGGATTATGTGGTATCATAGGAATTGAAACTGGTGGtggttaaaaagaaataatcccTCCACTGTCAGAATCTAAGTGAGCAGGGTTTCAAAATGGTGATTGAAAGCCCACCCCCGTGAAAGTCTAAGAGGCCAAAGTGGGAATGCAACATGGAAATGTTTGCTTGTGAGTGTGTATTTGTCTTTCTTACACAAAAGAGAGCCTCCAGACATCAGACTAAGTCCTAAtatccttgctgctgctgctgctctttcttCCCTTGCTGAGCTGTTCCAGCTTGACGTtgagcagggaggaaggaatATGGTCATTTGTTGTACCTTTCCGGTCCACTGGAGACCTGACCAGATTCCTCCCCCCTTGGCTTTAGAGGGATTCAGGGGCCTCTCTGTCATTCATACATTCTCTCTCGCAGCTGCTGTTTACTTCTCCCCCCAAATACTGCATTTGGCTACTATGATGTAAATGGCAGGTATAGGGAAGAAtgtctttctcccttttttcttgAGCAGGCTACTCACAAGTAAAGCTCTGAGCTATGGATAAAGCTTCCTATTCTCTCCAAGTAGCTCCTCTCTTAAATAGCATCTTTACAATTTATATGAGTTACCAGCACTGTGATATACATCACAATCAATAAGCCTTAATTCTGGACCTCACTGTGTGCACTTTGTATGTAGTGTTGTACTAAGACCAGATTATCAGCCTTAACTTCTATAGCATTAGTGCAAAGAGGTGCAAGAGATTCAGTATTGCTGCTTCCAGACAGGAATTGTTATTTGATGCCAAGGACTCACTTCCAGCTGTTTTGGAGCAAGTTGTGAGCCTTGGAAACCAATTCTGAGAGTCCTAGTTCAGTCAGGAAAGATCAAGATTTCTCACTGAGCCTTCAGCTCTGCTGTCTTCCTCCCAGCTTCTGACAAATTTTTAACTGCTCACCTGTTGAAATCTAAATACATAAAACTTTGGCTTAAATGTGTACTCTTGATGGTGGAGGGTAAGACTGTACTGTGTTATTGCTGGAGGCTTTCCTGTGTGCTACACTCCTCAGAGGTCCCACATCCAGAAAATACTTTCAGCTTTCCAGCTACTTACTTCATGTAAGAGCGGTTTGATATTGCTTCCTGAAAGCTATAAATTTCTTAATGTCTTTTATTgccttcttctttcttccttgtatTAAATGACAGAAGATGGAATGAGAACCTTCCTCCTTTGTCCTGCTCACAGTTGGGAACAAGACCCAGAAGAGTAAGGTGAGGCTGTTTAATTCTTCTGCTTTCATTAGATACTTTCCATCTTATGGGTGAccgtccccaggtgtcccctaGGAAGGAAAGGACGTCTTGGGAAGTTGATGTGAAGGGCTGTACTCATAGTGATagctgcagagcctgggagTGGGACCACTGTGTCACCGAGGTGTGGTGGTGGAGGGTGTCTGCTGTACACGTGTAGTTCCATGCCTGTGTCCAAGTTTATGTTGGCCCAGACAATCTAGTTCTATAAATCTCCAGTCCAGCTCATGTTTTTTCAGAGCAGGTTGTCACTTGCATCAATCTGGCTGTTATTCCTTCCTCAGAGTCTTTCCTGGCTCCTATGTATCACAgttttactgttttgttttgtttggtttcattttgtttttaaacccAGACAAGATGGATCTGCATCTCCTCCACTTGCAGttcctttttcattatttaaaaattacttttgccTCATGAGTATGAGCaacagctgagctctgccctcccAGTAGCTGCCATGTTCACCATCCTGCAGCTGGATGTGGATGAGCCCTTTGTTCTTTTGTACTCCCAGCAATAAGAATGAATCCTGATGGCCACACACGAGCATACAGGACTGGCCCCTATTTTACTTTGTTCCTTCCACCTGCTCCACCCAGAAATTGGGTTCTACTTGAATTTTTACCTTTTGTGGCTTTCCTTTTCCCTACCACATTACCTGCCTCTCCTAAGCTAGGTCAGGATTCCAggttttccctgcccctttccacTTGCTGCCAGCACTCATGGCCTGGCATGTACAGCTGGTTTACAGAGCAGGCACAGTCCCCGTGGGTGCTTTCCATGCTCTTTCCTCTTTGAAGTGGATGGTGCTGAAGCTGTGCCCTCCTACTCTTCCCACAGTTCTACACCCCTGAAACTGCCCCTCCAGCTTTCCTGCCCTTGCCTGTCAGCTCACTGCAGCTTTGGGAGCTAGCTCAGAGTGCTGCAGGCTGGAAGCAGTGCTGTGGCTCTCCCTGGGTGGGaaggtgggagggagggaggggtgcCTCGCTGCAGGTGAGGCAGGCTGCTGGTCCAGGCAGCGCTGGTGGGGCCAACTGCACCTCACCAGACTTGTTCTTTGGCATTTCCACGCCCCAAAGGACTTGTTCTGGTTTTGCCAGAGACTTCACTTCCATATGCTTTTGGCCTGGAATTTCCACTCTCTCTATACAGCTGGGGTGTAGCATCACTGAGGATCACCATGGCCCTCTCTGGTGATCAATGTAATGGATTCTTTGCTTGTCAGAGACTAAGCTAACACATGTTCTTGTTGCAGACCTGCAATTTCAGCAAAGATCCCACGTGGGGTCAGGCTTTCACTTTCTTTGTCCACAGTGCTCATTCCTAGTCACTCCACATTGAGGTGAGAGAAAAGCCTTTCCTTTTGAAGAGCAACTGCACATTTATAGGAAGAAACTCTCCTATGGAGCTCAGTGCTGATTGTTTCTGTGTGGGATTGCACATGCTGGGTTCCTCCTACTAAAAGGTGGAATATGTTGCACAGACAATTCTGTATTAGGTGGTGGtggtttcttcctttttggTATCTACCCTTGTTCTAGCATCATGTAATGTGCTAGCATCTTAGTTCAAAATGTGGGATGTTTCTGTCTGCAAAGTGCAAAGGACATTTCATACAGTTCTAAGTGTAGCAATGACATCAATATCTTGGTGTCAGAAATTGCAGCCTTCATGATTCTCAACCAGAGCCCTACCTCTTCACCTCTGTGTTCTGACTCGTTAAGCAACCCTGTCTCTCATCAGCAGCATTGTAGCCACAGTTAGTTCTGTGGCTGGTCACTTGGATACAGAAAGGAATTGAACTTGGAAGATGTATTGAGGTTAAATAGGCTAAACAAACTATTACCTAAAATACATCTAAAGATTTAGACCAGCTGCCATCTCAGCTGCTTAAGACATTGCCCCCAAAGTGAGCTAGGAAAATCAAGTAAATCTCAGGGCATGATTTTTTCTGCTAAAGCAATTCTTTCTCTGCATAGTTAGAGATGGGATTTTTACTCCAAATGTACTAACTTGTTACACTCCTTAAATAATGGCATCACTCATGTGGATGTAATCATACTGAAACAAATAAGCTAATTTTGGTTTCTATCTGAAATAccttcttgctttgcttttgcattCCCAGTGGTGCATTTCCCAGTTTGCCAGCtaataaaaacttctgttttcttctgtccccCAGATAAAAGAAAGGAGCGGGACAGTGCCCTGGGAACTTCAGTGGTATGTCTCTCCCACTTACTCAAGGACCCAAACATGACTCTGGATCAGAGATTCCAGCTGGACCTTTCCAGTTCAGACAGCTTCATTAAGATGAAACTTGTATTGCGGGTGAGTTGTTCTTTCCCATATTCACTCGGTTTCCCCTGCAGAAGCATCCATTTGTAGCCAGGCAAAAAAGATGAAAGATGGGCATGAAGAAAGGCAGCTTTGCTTCACAGCAAAGCTTTTTGAGTAGAAAGTAGAAGTGTGACAAGGTATTTAAGTGAAATTAGGAGTGTATGTGGAGTTGAGAGGGTATCCCTGAGGCTTAATAAAACTTAGTGCAGTGCCATGGCTGAAAATTTTCTCATGACAATAAAGAGCTGGATTGAGAAAAACTAAGCTGGGGAAATCAGCACTGATGCTCCGGAGTTGTTTCCTCACCGTTCTCTGGATACTGCTCAGTACAAATACAGTAGGATAAGAGGAGAGAACACCACAGTGAATCCCAGGGGCCCCTTTCATCTCTGATGGCGAGTCCTGCTGTTACAGTTTTGTGGTGAAATTTCCTTCTGGGTGGTAAGGCTGGCATTCACTCTagtgctgtgggagcagcactCACTGTCTTCCCTTGTGATTTTTAGGCACTGAATGTTGAAGAACCTGATCCACAAAGAGTCAAGGCTGGTGTCAATGCCTCCAAGCTAGGTCCCGTGCATGTCACAGAGAAGGCTGGAAACCCGCAGAAGTTTTCCTCTCCACAAGTCTCAAAAGTACCTCCCATGAGCAAAGACTCTGCAACACTTGAATCTCTGCCAAAAAAGGACAGTGGAGAAGATATGTACACTAAAGACAGTTCAGGAGCCCCTGTACCAAGTGAAACTGTGTCTGGCCTTGATGAAGCAGAGGGCAAGCAAAATGCAGAGCATGGCACACCATCAGCATTGCCCAGTGGAGCAGTGGCCATGCCCACACTGCCTGTCCTGCAGGAAATGAGGGTGGCACCCAGTGTCACTTCACTGGGGTCCCTGCATTCTTCCTGCTTTGAATTAAGTAGCAGCAATCTGGACATTCATAAGTAGGTGTTCTTCCAGCTGAATTGTTCTACTCTTGGGAAAGTTTAGGTGTTACTGGTGCATAGAGGTGAATTCAAGGCTGCTAAATCACTTGGGGTGTTGGGTCTCAAGTCACCTTACAAAGAATTGACCTAGGTATTCCAGTCAACAGCAAAGTAAATTACAGGGCACTGTCAGAGCAGGTATAAAAGGGAAAGCATTCACTCTGTGGCTCTCCTAAGAGTGCTGCATGTATTGGCTTTATATTGTTGAAGAGCTTCTCAACATTCATTTAACAACAGGATATTCAAAGTCTGAACATCCCACTTTTGTAATAACCAAAACTCTTGATAGGCACCTGTGGCTGCTTAAAGCTCTGAATATGTTTATCCAACACATTTTAAGACTGATAATGCTGTGAACAAGTTTTTGTGGATAGGTGTGCTTGTATGTGTGTGTCCTTTCCACAGTGCTCAGTGTGAGGCTGCTCTGTCAGGCAGGATAGAGAGAAGGATTTGTCCCTCGTGGGGCACAGTATGGAGCTTGTGGAATCCTTAATCAACTACAAAGATCCACCTCATTTAAGACAGCATCAGAGTAGATATAAACCTGAACATAAAACTTAGCTCTAGCTGCAATTTGGTGAATTGGTGACTGGTAAATTTTCTAGCTCTGAATAGGGcttaatttatgtatttatagaCCATTTTTAAACAATGTTTTGGATTTTGAGCCACTTTAATGACATGCAGAGTGGAATATGAAAAAGGTCCCATTTTGCATATACAGACATTTTTGAGGGAATGTGTGACACACTAACCCGTACTTTGATGCTCCATCTACAGTGGGCCACACAGAGGCTTTTTTGGCAGTGTGTGTTGTGGGATGAAATCAGGTACCTGCAGAGAAGGTAGGGATCGGGCTTCTCTGGAACCTCTGTGATCCAGCTGCTTCCTAGACAGCAAACATTAGGATGCCAGGGAGGAGGATGCTGCCCTGAAAGCTGGTTTTAGTCTGCTTGTGGGCTGCTCAATGGCTGTATTTAAAAGCCTTGTGCAATGTCTTGCAGCGGGACTGAGATGCCTCTGGGGGAGATCCAGCTGACTGTGCATTACGCTTCCATCCCGCAGAGCCTGTCGGGCTGGTCAACGGCTGCAGGTAATGCTCGTGATGGCTCACAGAGGAAAGAGctctctgagctctgccagtCACCCAGCAAAGCTGGACCAGAGCCACGTGCAGCAGGAGATGCCTTAGCGCTGGCTGGCTTCCAACTGTGCAGCCTCTCTGTGCCCAGCTCCAGTCAGGGAGAGAACCCAGCGAGTTGTGTTCACTGCAGCAGAGATGCTTCAACTGTCATCCACCCAAAATTTCTTCTGGACACCACTGACAACTGGTGTGTGTCTTGGGGTGTTAGGATAGGCATCATGACAAGGATTGATACCTATGACTGAATACATAATTGTTACTTTAGGAACCCCAGTAAGTGGCTACACCGTCAGGAGTAAAGATTTTAACTAAACAATCCTAAAGTTTTATTTGCTCATGTTCCAGCTCCTGGGATGAATATTTTTGGCCTGTGCAGGGTTGGTCTGATACCAAGAGAGAGAAGTTATTAAAACACACAGTGAGAGAACCTGCCTCActtgtctgtttttcttttaacagaaACTTGGTACCCTGTTGCCTTTGTAAAGGGCAACtagcgacctggttcagggaacagcacggcagcctggtctcgcccaggctactcgggctaatcaacgcacgcagataccaatgtggcagacggtcaaaaagcctttattatctcatctcgtgggtttaaatagtcttgggggtctttgctacgtcagaggggggttgtggggtctctagggttagtcgggagtggaaagttaccagagcaggtgtggtcacatgctcctggggttaatggatagcgtggggcagggagagggggaagggtctctctctttccgtcacatcccgtggtcttccgttcgcctgtcccttatcTACCACAtgtcccctccccttatcatatataaaatgaggtagtcgtagatataggcactggagtgaggtacaaacttgtgacttgttaaggaaagggtggtttggtaaacctgagtaattttttcaaggcaggtcttgaaggctttagcgactgactgtgttcgcagtttttggtttacagcatttgttggtggcctatgaacagaacgtttgccctttccagacagGTCTGAACAAatgagactagtttgttcagcaggcatggtcttatggtaatagctaaaagcagtattgccagtggacctaccagggcggaaattaagGTGGTGAGCCAgggtgattgattgaaccaggattcaaaccagctctgttgggtttctctgtctctctttctctgagccagtctgtctcggagttctgccatggagtctttaacgactcccgtatgatctgcgtagaagcagcactcctctttcagggctgcacacagtcctccctgctgcatgaacaacAGGTCcagtccccgcctattttgtaagaccacttctgaaagcgaagagactgatttctctagataggagatggatttctcgatcctctgcaggtctttgtcgatggtcatttgcagccGAGAAAatccgtgctgctgggttgcgatggctgagacacccgtggctgtgccagctgctcccaggccaagcagcattgcgatggtcaatttttcttttgtggagtctgtcaggtttcTCGAGAGGGTGGTATGTCTTTTCGTCTGAGTGATATAAGACCTTAGGAACAATTaaaacttgaacacagaaatcgatagagttattaaatttggcaaggaacatataaggattcactCTGGGTCTCTGGCAAACTTACATCTCAGATGTGGATGCGACTACTCACTTATTggtcctctgcggggagtgtcccacttgcactggtggggggcactggctgtggagtaactgaagggggtgtctaaagcaatgccttcgtagaaaagggggtttaacattatagcaaaactaataggggttagtcaggtcCGATTTGGTTTCGcttagggttagtaaggtagcttctaaacaggttggctatgtggaacacgaaggatggggtatttacTGTGGTGACTTCTTTGAGCACCTTGTCACTTGATAGATGTTGCACGACCCacctaaatagctgatgagggtagtggcctgggtcagcttgtcccccggccacaagccctaATAGCaaaattgcacagagacactgtgcatgtctgggtctcaccgccgtgggattttcaggtgttgtctggcggcttggtggtctgtcatttctctctggagcaggggtgtatgcatcacggggatggttcacaagcgtgtcctgcaaacaagactcacagcttctcattagttttgttttgggggtcaggtttgattggcagcagtgggtctGCAGCAGTGGTGCttattataaatttgtaatcctgactcttgacatagcaaggatgtcccttcctatcaggggtggagagttttgTAAAATGTAAGGGTGGACTGCTACTGTCCGTTCTGGCCCCTTCTTTGTATgcagcgttatagctaccaattgggtgcttttccaagctcgggacagccctcccaccccgttcatTGGAGGGACCTCTCTGCACCGCCAGTGTCGGGGCCGCAGAGCCTGCGGAAACATCGGGCAGTCTGCTcttgtgtctgcccaaagctg
It encodes:
- the LOC140680259 gene encoding extended synaptotagmin-3-like; its protein translation is WFLSEIPSCFAFAFPVVHFPVCQLIKTSVFFCPPDKRKERDSALGTSVVCLSHLLKDPNMTLDQRFQLDLSSSDSFIKMKLVLRALNVEEPDPQRVKAGVNASKLGPVHVTEKAGNPQKFSSPQVSKVPPMSKDSATLESLPKKDSGEDMYTKDSSGAPVPSETVSGLDEAEGKQNAEHGTPSALPSGAVAMPTLPVLQEMRVAPSVTSLGSLHSSCFELSSSNLDIHK